DNA from Agathobaculum sp. NTUH-O15-33:
CGATTAGTCTTCATACGTGAAAATGCAAACTGTGTTCGATACCACCATGCCATCACTACAGTTAAGGCTAGTGCAATGCCGATGGCAGCAGGTAAAAAATTATTTGCATTCAGGTAGTAAAGGGGTAATGCAAACACATCCGTTATAGAAAGAAAAGCAATATAAAAAATGTAACCGTACAGTATAGCAGGTATTTTTAGCAAATTTCCCCCTTGCACCTCACAATCGATCACTTTATTCATGTTTTCTCCTCTCGCGTCTCCCTAGATTATGAAATAATATACCCTTGAATTTTGCACTGCTTTCCTGCCTCAATATCCCAAGATTTATCACCAAATATAAGACATTGTGCCGGATCAAGGTCAAAATCCCGGATGGCGTCCTCGATCATGCCGGGCTCGGGCTTGCGACAATGGCAAGGGCCGGTGATATCCGGGTGGTGCGGGCAGAAATAAAATGCATCAATATGCGCTCCATATTCTGCGAGACGTTCATTCATATACCGATGAAGGGCACGCATATCGTTCTCGGTGTAGTAGCCGCGGGCGATACCGGCCTGATTGGTGACGACGATCACCTTGTAGCCCCAATCGTTCCACTTCCTGATGAATTGTGGCATCCCTTCAATAAATTGCAGATCCTCAGGGCGGTGCAGATAATGAATATCCACATTAATCGTGCCATCCCGGTCAAAAAAGGCTGCGCGGTTCACAGGTGCCCGTTCTTTCATACTCTGCTGTGCCGCGGCATAATCTTCAGGCACACCGATATCGATAAAATAGCCGGGCTGCTCGACCGCATATACCTTTCCAGCCTGAGCCGCAGGTTCTAAAACTGCGGTTTCAAAGGAGAACGCATCCTCTTGAACATGATCCAGCGCTGTTTTTTCCAACAAATATATGCCGCCATTGATGAGTCCCTCCCGGCAGGAGGTTTTTTCCTGAAAGGCGGCGACACGATCGCCTTCCAGTTCGAGCACACCGTAGCGGTCGAAGTCAAACATCCGCTTCGCCGCCAGAATGATCGCACCGGGTTGTGTTGCCAAGGCACGTTCCATAGCGGACAAATCGACGTCGAAATAGGTATCCCCGTTTGCCACCAACACCTGCTGCTCCCGGCACAGCCTTAACGCCTGCTTGATCGCCCCTCCGGTGAACAGCGGCGTTTCCTCTGACGAATAAATAACTTGCATACCCCTATAAGCCTCGCCGAAAAAATTGCGTATGACCTCCTGCTTATAGCCCACCGCAAGAACTACACGTTCTATCCCCTTAGCCTGCAGATCGTCCAGTATGAAGCGGAGGAACGGGCGACCACAGACCGGTGCCATAGGCTTTGGCACATCAGATACGATATGGGCGAGGCGCGTGCCAAACCCGCCTGCTAAAACGATTGCTTCCCTCATCACGTATCCACTCCAAACAGCTCGTTTTCTACGCAGGCGCACAGGCAATGGTAAATCGGCAGGTGATACTCCTGTATCTGATAGGTGATGTCCGAGGGCGCGCAGATACAGATATCACTGAGCGATTTGACTTTACCTCCGCTCTGACCTGTCAGGGCAATGGTCGTTACGCCTTGGATCCGGGCGATTCGCGCAGCATTAAGAATGTTGGCGGAGTTGCCAGAGG
Protein-coding regions in this window:
- a CDS encoding HAD-IIIA family hydrolase; amino-acid sequence: MREAIVLAGGFGTRLAHIVSDVPKPMAPVCGRPFLRFILDDLQAKGIERVVLAVGYKQEVIRNFFGEAYRGMQVIYSSEETPLFTGGAIKQALRLCREQQVLVANGDTYFDVDLSAMERALATQPGAIILAAKRMFDFDRYGVLELEGDRVAAFQEKTSCREGLINGGIYLLEKTALDHVQEDAFSFETAVLEPAAQAGKVYAVEQPGYFIDIGVPEDYAAAQQSMKERAPVNRAAFFDRDGTINVDIHYLHRPEDLQFIEGMPQFIRKWNDWGYKVIVVTNQAGIARGYYTENDMRALHRYMNERLAEYGAHIDAFYFCPHHPDITGPCHCRKPEPGMIEDAIRDFDLDPAQCLIFGDKSWDIEAGKQCKIQGYIIS